A single region of the Lotus japonicus ecotype B-129 chromosome 4, LjGifu_v1.2 genome encodes:
- the LOC130714746 gene encoding probable WRKY transcription factor 65 isoform X1, translating to MDSKFSNNRHRYINELLEEDAEVAHHHQENIADSPPSSTAFNIDGLVTSSSTSSAKRSRRAIQKRVVQIPIKETEGSRLKAENNTPPSDSWAWRKYGQKPIKGSPYPRGYYRCSSSKGCPARKQVERSRADPTMLVVTYSSEHNHPWPVSRSNNQAKPAAKKPEPEPEPVEPEEKLEDLGGENELGWLGVEMETASSAAAMLESPIMAPEFDEADVASVFLPMREEDELLFADLGELPECSAVFRHGLVDVRRRLATPWCGTTTS from the exons ATGGACAGTAAATTCAGCAACAACAGGCACCGTTATATCAATGAATTACTAGAAGAAGATGCTGAAGTAGCTCATCATCATCAAGAAAACATTGCTGATTCCCCTCCTTCTTCCACCGCGTTTAACATCGATGGCTTGGTCACTTCCTCCTCCACTTCTTCAGCTAAGAGAAG CAGGCGAGCCATACAGAAAAGGGTGGTGCAAATCCCAATCAAGGAGACGGAAGGATCAAGGCTAAAAGCAGAAAACAACACACCACCCTCCGATTCATGGGCATGGAGAAAGTACGGCCAAAAACCCATCAAAGGTTCCCCATATCCCAG AGGGTACTACCGGTGTAGCAGTTCCAAAGGTTGTCCGGCGAGGAAACAAGTGGAGAGAAGCCGCGCGGACCCCACCATGCTCGTCGTAACCTACTCCTCCGAGCACAACCACCCGTGGCCGGTTTCCAGGAGCAACAACCAAGCTAAACCGGCAGCCAAGAAGCCCGAACCGGAACCGGAACCGGTCGAGCCGGAGGAGAAGTTGGAGGACCTGGGCGGCGAAAACGAGCTGGGGTGGCTGGGAGTAGAGATGGAGACGGCGTCATCCGCTGCCGCCATGCTCGAGAGCCCGATCATGGCGCCGGAGTTTGACGAGGCTGACGTGGCGTCGGTGTTTCTGCCGATGAGGGAGGAGGACGAGCTGCTGTTCGCTGACCTCGGGGAGCTGCCGGAGTGCTCCGCGGTGTTCCGGCATGGTTTGGTGGATGTCCGGCGGCGGCTAGCGACGCCGTGGTGCGGGACCACAACAAGTTGA
- the LOC130714746 gene encoding probable WRKY transcription factor 65 isoform X2, with protein sequence MDSKFSNNRHRYINELLEEDAEVAHHHQENIADSPPSSTAFNIDGLVTSSSTSSAKRRRAIQKRVVQIPIKETEGSRLKAENNTPPSDSWAWRKYGQKPIKGSPYPRGYYRCSSSKGCPARKQVERSRADPTMLVVTYSSEHNHPWPVSRSNNQAKPAAKKPEPEPEPVEPEEKLEDLGGENELGWLGVEMETASSAAAMLESPIMAPEFDEADVASVFLPMREEDELLFADLGELPECSAVFRHGLVDVRRRLATPWCGTTTS encoded by the exons ATGGACAGTAAATTCAGCAACAACAGGCACCGTTATATCAATGAATTACTAGAAGAAGATGCTGAAGTAGCTCATCATCATCAAGAAAACATTGCTGATTCCCCTCCTTCTTCCACCGCGTTTAACATCGATGGCTTGGTCACTTCCTCCTCCACTTCTTCAGCTAAGAGAAG GCGAGCCATACAGAAAAGGGTGGTGCAAATCCCAATCAAGGAGACGGAAGGATCAAGGCTAAAAGCAGAAAACAACACACCACCCTCCGATTCATGGGCATGGAGAAAGTACGGCCAAAAACCCATCAAAGGTTCCCCATATCCCAG AGGGTACTACCGGTGTAGCAGTTCCAAAGGTTGTCCGGCGAGGAAACAAGTGGAGAGAAGCCGCGCGGACCCCACCATGCTCGTCGTAACCTACTCCTCCGAGCACAACCACCCGTGGCCGGTTTCCAGGAGCAACAACCAAGCTAAACCGGCAGCCAAGAAGCCCGAACCGGAACCGGAACCGGTCGAGCCGGAGGAGAAGTTGGAGGACCTGGGCGGCGAAAACGAGCTGGGGTGGCTGGGAGTAGAGATGGAGACGGCGTCATCCGCTGCCGCCATGCTCGAGAGCCCGATCATGGCGCCGGAGTTTGACGAGGCTGACGTGGCGTCGGTGTTTCTGCCGATGAGGGAGGAGGACGAGCTGCTGTTCGCTGACCTCGGGGAGCTGCCGGAGTGCTCCGCGGTGTTCCGGCATGGTTTGGTGGATGTCCGGCGGCGGCTAGCGACGCCGTGGTGCGGGACCACAACAAGTTGA